In the Hordeum vulgare subsp. vulgare chromosome 7H, MorexV3_pseudomolecules_assembly, whole genome shotgun sequence genome, one interval contains:
- the LOC123413173 gene encoding protein RER1A-like, with translation MEPVGGGGGGGASSAAERYRAEAARAFQHYLDRAAPHTAGRWAGTLLAAAVYALRVYYVQGFYVVSYGLGIYLLNLLIGFLSPMVDPELEALDQAGPALPTRGNDEFKPFIRRLPEFKFWYAITKAFCVAFVMTFFSVFDVPVFWPILLCYWIVLFVLTMKRQILHMVKYKYVPFSMGKQKYGGKKGPSSSGSKD, from the exons ATGGAGcccgtcggcggcggcgggggcgggggcgcgtCCTCGGCGGCGGAGCGGTACCGCGCGGAGGCGGCGCGGGCGTTCCAGCACTACCTGGACCGGGCGGCGCCGCACACGGCGGGGCGGTGGGCGGGCACGCTGCTGGCCGCCGCCGTCTACGCGCTGCGGGTCTACTACGTCCAGGGCTTCTACGTCGTCTCCTACGGCCTCGGCATCTACCTCCTCAACCTCCTCATCGGCTTCCTCTCCCCCATGGTCGACCCGGAGCTCGAGGCGCTCGACCAGGCCGGACCCGCGCTCCCCACCCGCGGCAACGACGAGTTCAAGCCCTTCATCCGCCGCCTCCCCGAGTTCAAGTTCTG GTATGCCATCACAAAAGCCTTCTGTGTTGCTTTTGTCATGACATTCTTCTCGGTATTTGATGTTCCCGTCTTCTGGCCAATACTACTCTGCTATTGGATTGTGCTCTTTGTCCTGACAATGAAGCGGCAGATTTTACATAtggtcaaatacaagtatgtcccATTCAGCATGGGGAAGCAG AAGTACGGAGGAAAGAAAGGCCCATCATCCAGTGGATCCAAAGACTGA
- the LOC123413172 gene encoding type 2 DNA topoisomerase 6 subunit B-like isoform X1 — MPSPSSSSSSSPHRKLLHSLICWAVQRCRMSESQCRLAVSLKAPSDPAASSALRVSVSDTGVGSKLEEFLELDALARETPVEKWDGTLLITTTGINDKAIYHYRFNLHENASSSTRFSKMATTYKNNAKFSGTEVCLCLANDADIDDFILWLVGFARKIHVLRAANLATELSIEQTISAGSRNVCLPNESDDTHLSIATSSIERLVSGLEDYALSHGNTCDKCDLCCKNRDCLKVGTGSAKNSDRRRDKGLLVEIAIMVAHTASDLSCWMVNCSSTQVLHFQDFVPCPISQSSFNVLMSMDWQSFGFKLKGGFMDDEGNAVLEWDNLTFARVDIAIHTYHGIVQEWQRSEPDKYVVRKALKLALHHLKADHAGEFISCHGKKILEYVPDLAQSIAGLISSSSDREFRHECFALLGLGSGQDTSEGAVRSCIGDKMARIIEMGDGKEKAQDSTPPYLFECEKLDEDSPLLDEEDDGDEDMIFDF, encoded by the exons ATGCcgtccccgtcctcctcctcctcctcctccccccaccgGAAGCTCCTCCACTCG TTGATTTGCTGGGCGGTGCAGCGGTGCCGGATGTCGGAGTCGCAGTGCCGGCTTGCGGTCTCCCTCAAGGCACCCTCGGACCCCGCCGCATCCTCGGCCCTCCGCGTATCCG TTTCGGACACTGGAGTCGGGAGCAAGCTGGAGGAGTTCCTGGAGCTGGACGCCCTGGCGCGTGAGACCCCCGTGGAGAAATGGG ATGGTACCCTCTTAATCACAACTACTG GAATCAATGACAAAGCTATTTATCATTATCGATTTAATCTTCATGAAAATGCATCTTCAAGTACAAGGTTCAGCAAGATGGCTACCACATACAAGAATAATGCAAAATTCAG TGGAACTGAAGTATGCCTTTGCCTTGCAAATGACGCTGATATTGATGACTTCATATTATGGCTGGTTGGTTTTGCACGCAAG ATACACGTGCTAAGAGCAGCT AACTTAGCAACTGAGCTCTCCATTGAGCAAACAATAAGTGCTGGATCAAGAAATGTTTGTCTGCCAAATGAATCTGATGATACCCATCTTTCTATTGCCACGTCAAGTATTGAGCGGCTAGTTTCTGGTCTTGAAGATTATGCACTCTCACATGGGAACACATGTGATAAGTGTGATCTATGTTGTAAGAATAG AGATTGTCTGAAGGTCGGAACTGGTTCTGCCAAGAATTCAGACAGAAGAAGAGATAAAGGGCTACTTGTTGAAATAGCCATAATGGTTGCGCATACTGCATCTGATTTGAGTTGCTGGATGGTTAATTGTTCATCTACTCAG GTTTTGCATTTTCAAGACTTCGTACCCTGCCCCATTTCACAGTCATCCTTCAATGTGCTCATGAGTATGGACTGGCAAAGCTTTGGTTTCAAGTTGAAAGGAGGTTTCATGGATGATGAAGGAAATGCTGTGCTTGAGTGGGATAACCTGACATTTGCTCGTGTTGATATTGCCATTCACACTTACCATGGAAT AGTACAAGAATGGCAGAGATCTGAACCAGATAAATATGTTGTGAGGAAGGCACTTAAGCTTGCATTGCATCACTTGAAAGCAGATCATGCAGGAGagttcatcagttgtcatggaaaGAAG ATCCTGGAATACGTCCCCGACCTCGCGCAGTCGATCGCCGGCCTGATCTCGTCGTCCAGCGACCGAGAGTTCCGACACGAATGCTTCGCGCTCCTCGGGCTGGGCTCCGGCCAAGACACCTCGGAAGGGGCGGTCAGGTCCTGCATCGGCGACAAGATGGCCCGCATCATAGAGATGGGCGACGgcaaggagaaggcccaggacagCACGCCGCCTTACCTGTTCGAGTGCGAGAAGCTGGACGAAGACAGCCCGCTGCTCGATGAGGAAGATGATGGAGACGAGGATATGATTTTTGATTTCTAA
- the LOC123413172 gene encoding type 2 DNA topoisomerase 6 subunit B-like isoform X2, whose product MLVAHILKWHPKGNGRGINDKAIYHYRFNLHENASSSTRFSKMATTYKNNAKFSGTEVCLCLANDADIDDFILWLVGFARKIHVLRAANLATELSIEQTISAGSRNVCLPNESDDTHLSIATSSIERLVSGLEDYALSHGNTCDKCDLCCKNRDCLKVGTGSAKNSDRRRDKGLLVEIAIMVAHTASDLSCWMVNCSSTQVLHFQDFVPCPISQSSFNVLMSMDWQSFGFKLKGGFMDDEGNAVLEWDNLTFARVDIAIHTYHGIVQEWQRSEPDKYVVRKALKLALHHLKADHAGEFISCHGKKILEYVPDLAQSIAGLISSSSDREFRHECFALLGLGSGQDTSEGAVRSCIGDKMARIIEMGDGKEKAQDSTPPYLFECEKLDEDSPLLDEEDDGDEDMIFDF is encoded by the exons ATGCTGGTCGCACACATTCTAAAATGGCATCCAAAAGGGAATGGAAGGG GAATCAATGACAAAGCTATTTATCATTATCGATTTAATCTTCATGAAAATGCATCTTCAAGTACAAGGTTCAGCAAGATGGCTACCACATACAAGAATAATGCAAAATTCAG TGGAACTGAAGTATGCCTTTGCCTTGCAAATGACGCTGATATTGATGACTTCATATTATGGCTGGTTGGTTTTGCACGCAAG ATACACGTGCTAAGAGCAGCT AACTTAGCAACTGAGCTCTCCATTGAGCAAACAATAAGTGCTGGATCAAGAAATGTTTGTCTGCCAAATGAATCTGATGATACCCATCTTTCTATTGCCACGTCAAGTATTGAGCGGCTAGTTTCTGGTCTTGAAGATTATGCACTCTCACATGGGAACACATGTGATAAGTGTGATCTATGTTGTAAGAATAG AGATTGTCTGAAGGTCGGAACTGGTTCTGCCAAGAATTCAGACAGAAGAAGAGATAAAGGGCTACTTGTTGAAATAGCCATAATGGTTGCGCATACTGCATCTGATTTGAGTTGCTGGATGGTTAATTGTTCATCTACTCAG GTTTTGCATTTTCAAGACTTCGTACCCTGCCCCATTTCACAGTCATCCTTCAATGTGCTCATGAGTATGGACTGGCAAAGCTTTGGTTTCAAGTTGAAAGGAGGTTTCATGGATGATGAAGGAAATGCTGTGCTTGAGTGGGATAACCTGACATTTGCTCGTGTTGATATTGCCATTCACACTTACCATGGAAT AGTACAAGAATGGCAGAGATCTGAACCAGATAAATATGTTGTGAGGAAGGCACTTAAGCTTGCATTGCATCACTTGAAAGCAGATCATGCAGGAGagttcatcagttgtcatggaaaGAAG ATCCTGGAATACGTCCCCGACCTCGCGCAGTCGATCGCCGGCCTGATCTCGTCGTCCAGCGACCGAGAGTTCCGACACGAATGCTTCGCGCTCCTCGGGCTGGGCTCCGGCCAAGACACCTCGGAAGGGGCGGTCAGGTCCTGCATCGGCGACAAGATGGCCCGCATCATAGAGATGGGCGACGgcaaggagaaggcccaggacagCACGCCGCCTTACCTGTTCGAGTGCGAGAAGCTGGACGAAGACAGCCCGCTGCTCGATGAGGAAGATGATGGAGACGAGGATATGATTTTTGATTTCTAA